A single window of Limnothrix sp. FACHB-406 DNA harbors:
- a CDS encoding Uma2 family endonuclease: MVANADPKNRWTTADLEFFPNNGDRYEIIDGDLYVTRAPHWRHQDALGNLHTFLTLWARQHKQGKVLQSPGVILTGEENVIPDLVWVSNEKLATCVDESGHFTAAPELVVEAISQSSQDIARDRQVKLKLYSRVGVREYWIVDWQQQTVEIYRRSQARLELVYTLFAEDELTSPLFANFTLKVAEIFT; encoded by the coding sequence ATGGTTGCCAATGCTGACCCGAAAAATCGGTGGACAACCGCCGATTTAGAATTCTTCCCCAATAACGGCGATCGCTACGAAATCATCGACGGAGACCTATACGTGACCCGCGCCCCCCATTGGAGACACCAGGATGCTCTAGGAAACCTCCACACATTCTTGACCCTCTGGGCTAGGCAACACAAGCAAGGCAAAGTTCTGCAATCACCGGGTGTCATCTTGACCGGGGAAGAAAACGTCATTCCCGATCTGGTGTGGGTTAGCAATGAGAAGCTGGCAACCTGCGTCGATGAGTCAGGTCATTTCACAGCAGCTCCTGAGCTGGTTGTTGAAGCAATTTCCCAGTCTTCCCAAGATATTGCGCGCGATCGCCAGGTGAAATTAAAGCTCTATTCCCGAGTTGGTGTGCGGGAATATTGGATCGTGGATTGGCAACAACAAACCGTTGAGATTTATCGGCGATCGCAAGCCCGTTTAGAGCTGGTCTATACCCTCTTTGCCGAAGACGAATTAACTTCACCCTTATTCGCCAATTTCACCCTCAAAGTAGCTGAGATCTTTACCTAA
- a CDS encoding SPOR domain-containing protein, which produces MKFRPARQQPARSETEPTLHRRLSLALECMELDLDAELARYRRLRGPRQGIVRRFFLKPPERAGEPPLLASAEALEASGALSLPPVPDTSDLQAALAQQNRRPASPRLLTAADELGEDAPLAAKSVVQAAMLLEGAQPAANGNGWDRRRVRRRQEPTWTGIGVGTILVMLSGTIWTYYSNYPDSDGWLKVGGFLERTGRAIGLNQPATRSPEPVLAELPPAEPTPLPTAPTGVTVDLTRDEFADLSLESLSVLGDRPPMPTGTIGATAPAGANLAPQPAPSPLPFPQAQRAPANPPTNSPAAPAVTNPSADGRWYVVGPYSGPASLIAARKQVADAYVRELSIGRRIQFGALDNAQQANQLIQQLKAAGIPATVYRPVAPRPAASPGAKPSPNANSVNRNQPNNRNAANRNQPNSRNQSAAGNRSQPSSSPKPSP; this is translated from the coding sequence ATGAAATTCCGCCCAGCGCGCCAACAACCCGCGCGATCGGAGACCGAGCCAACCCTGCACCGTCGCCTGTCCTTGGCGTTGGAATGCATGGAGTTGGACTTAGACGCGGAACTCGCGCGCTATCGTCGCCTGCGGGGCCCTCGCCAAGGCATTGTTCGCCGCTTCTTTCTGAAGCCCCCGGAACGGGCTGGAGAACCGCCCCTGTTGGCTTCTGCGGAGGCGCTGGAGGCTTCTGGGGCCCTGAGCTTGCCCCCTGTGCCTGATACTAGCGATTTGCAAGCGGCTTTGGCTCAGCAAAACCGCCGCCCGGCTTCGCCTCGATTGCTGACGGCGGCGGATGAGTTGGGCGAGGATGCACCCTTGGCGGCGAAGTCTGTGGTGCAGGCGGCGATGCTGCTGGAGGGGGCCCAACCGGCTGCCAATGGCAATGGCTGGGATCGGCGGCGGGTGCGTCGGAGACAGGAACCCACCTGGACGGGGATTGGGGTCGGAACGATTTTGGTGATGCTGTCGGGCACAATTTGGACTTACTACAGCAACTATCCCGACAGTGACGGTTGGCTAAAGGTGGGTGGATTTTTGGAACGAACGGGCCGGGCGATCGGGCTGAATCAACCGGCCACTCGATCGCCAGAGCCGGTTTTGGCAGAATTGCCCCCTGCGGAACCCACCCCTTTGCCCACGGCTCCCACTGGGGTAACGGTGGATTTGACGCGGGATGAGTTTGCTGATTTGAGCCTGGAGAGCCTTTCGGTTTTGGGCGATCGCCCGCCAATGCCCACGGGAACGATCGGGGCCACCGCGCCCGCTGGGGCTAACTTGGCCCCGCAACCGGCCCCCAGCCCCTTGCCGTTTCCCCAAGCCCAGCGTGCTCCAGCCAATCCCCCAACCAACTCACCCGCAGCTCCAGCGGTGACTAATCCGAGTGCGGATGGGCGTTGGTATGTGGTGGGGCCCTACAGTGGCCCCGCTAGCCTGATTGCCGCGCGCAAACAGGTGGCCGATGCCTATGTGCGGGAATTGTCGATCGGGCGGCGAATTCAGTTTGGGGCCTTGGACAATGCACAACAGGCCAACCAGCTCATTCAGCAACTGAAGGCGGCCGGAATTCCCGCCACGGTCTATCGCCCCGTTGCCCCCAGGCCAGCCGCTAGCCCAGGGGCCAAACCTAGCCCGAATGCGAATAGCGTCAATCGCAACCAACCCAATAATCGCAACGCCGCTAACCGTAACCAGCCCAATAGTCGCAATCAATCTGCGGCCGGCAACCGCTCCCAACCCAGTTCCAGCCCGAAGCCCAGTCCCTGA
- a CDS encoding co-chaperone YbbN, translating into MVSQVRVISDAEFESDVLGASGTPVLAYFWASWCGPCRLMSPSVEWAATTWGDRLQIVKLEVDPNPVSVKHCQVEGVPALRLFQDGQLLDTSEGALTKEKLADFLKPHVGAVPSAV; encoded by the coding sequence ATCGTGAGTCAAGTGCGAGTCATTTCGGATGCCGAATTTGAAAGCGACGTGCTGGGAGCCTCGGGAACGCCCGTTTTAGCGTATTTTTGGGCATCTTGGTGTGGGCCTTGCCGGTTGATGAGTCCGAGTGTGGAATGGGCGGCGACCACCTGGGGCGATCGGCTCCAGATCGTGAAATTGGAAGTGGATCCTAACCCCGTCAGCGTCAAACATTGCCAGGTGGAAGGGGTGCCCGCCCTGCGACTGTTTCAGGATGGCCAATTGCTGGACACCAGCGAAGGGGCCCTGACCAAGGAGAAGTTGGCGGACTTCCTCAAGCCGCATGTGGGCGCAGTGCCCAGCGCGGTTTGA
- a CDS encoding LL-diaminopimelate aminotransferase produces MQFADRLKPLQFNVFAEMDRAKAAAAETHEIVDLSLGSVDLPTSPHVLAAIGEALQDPSTHGYQLFRNTAAFRQAVADRYERQFGLAIDPETEVLALIGSQEGTAHLPLAVLNPGDVALLGDPGYPSHYGGVHLAGGEVYPMPLLAKHGYLPQFDQIPPAVVDRARLMVLNYPHNPTTAVANLDFFQRAVAFCQQHGIVLIHDFAYDGMAFGDRPPSVLQADPEKTVSIEFFTLSKAFNMGGFRAGYAIGNRDLISALRSVKAAVDFNQYQGILRGAIAALQGPQADVQERLAIFRDRRDAFVAAMNRIGWPLETPQATMFAWAKLPPPWENQSIEFCKQLVAATGIAVAPGVGFGPSGEGYVRFALVQTPEQLALSVDRIAAFLKTTLKTAAFA; encoded by the coding sequence ATGCAATTTGCCGATCGACTGAAACCGCTGCAATTTAACGTGTTTGCGGAAATGGATCGGGCGAAGGCTGCGGCGGCTGAAACCCACGAAATTGTGGATTTATCGCTGGGATCGGTGGACTTGCCCACTTCGCCCCACGTGCTGGCGGCGATCGGGGAAGCGCTTCAGGATCCCAGCACCCACGGCTACCAACTCTTTCGCAATACGGCGGCCTTCCGACAGGCAGTGGCCGATCGCTACGAACGGCAATTTGGCCTGGCGATCGACCCGGAAACGGAAGTGCTGGCCTTAATTGGCTCCCAGGAAGGAACCGCTCACTTACCCCTGGCGGTTTTAAACCCGGGGGATGTGGCCCTGTTGGGCGATCCGGGCTATCCCTCCCACTACGGCGGCGTGCATTTGGCGGGCGGTGAGGTTTATCCGATGCCGCTACTGGCAAAACATGGCTATCTGCCCCAGTTTGATCAAATTCCGCCGGCCGTGGTCGATCGGGCACGGCTGATGGTGCTGAACTATCCCCACAACCCAACCACAGCGGTCGCTAACCTGGACTTTTTTCAGCGGGCGGTGGCGTTTTGTCAGCAGCACGGCATTGTGCTGATTCATGACTTTGCTTACGACGGGATGGCCTTTGGCGATCGCCCGCCGTCGGTGCTGCAAGCGGATCCAGAAAAGACGGTTTCGATCGAGTTTTTCACCCTGTCCAAGGCCTTCAACATGGGCGGCTTTCGGGCGGGCTATGCCATCGGGAACCGCGACCTGATTTCGGCCCTGCGCAGTGTCAAGGCCGCCGTGGACTTTAACCAATACCAGGGCATCTTGAGGGGGGCGATCGCAGCGCTTCAGGGGCCCCAAGCCGATGTGCAAGAACGGTTAGCCATTTTTCGCGATCGCCGGGATGCGTTTGTGGCCGCCATGAATCGGATTGGTTGGCCCCTGGAAACGCCCCAAGCAACTATGTTCGCCTGGGCTAAGTTGCCGCCGCCTTGGGAAAACCAGTCGATCGAATTCTGTAAGCAACTGGTGGCTGCCACGGGAATCGCCGTGGCCCCGGGGGTGGGCTTTGGCCCTTCCGGTGAAGGTTATGTGCGTTTTGCGCTGGTGCAAACCCCGGAACAGTTGGCGCTTTCGGTTGATCGCATCGCCGCCTTTCTCAAAACTACTCTCAAAACTGCCGCGTTTGCATAA
- a CDS encoding PspA/IM30 family protein: MGLLQRLGKLVRANVNAAIAQAEDPEQALDQALMDMQDDLVQLRQAVAQAIATQKRTERQREAAARAAEDWYRRAQQLLNVGDEPGARSALSQCHGQQDAAAHLQEQWETQRDTIAQLRSTLRDLEAKLLETRTKRDLYVARARSAMATQRMYDTLNYLSRPNNPLERLESWTMELEARAQLSQTAGRDPLEQAFQTLESDQRLERDLEQLKARRPPELR; encoded by the coding sequence GTGGGACTATTGCAGCGACTTGGGAAACTGGTGCGCGCCAATGTGAACGCGGCGATCGCCCAGGCGGAAGATCCTGAACAGGCCTTGGATCAGGCCCTGATGGACATGCAGGATGATTTGGTGCAGTTGCGCCAAGCGGTGGCCCAGGCGATCGCCACCCAAAAGCGCACGGAGCGCCAACGGGAGGCCGCCGCCCGCGCCGCTGAGGATTGGTATCGACGGGCCCAACAGTTGCTGAATGTTGGTGACGAGCCAGGGGCCCGATCGGCCCTGAGTCAGTGTCACGGTCAGCAAGACGCAGCCGCCCACCTTCAGGAACAGTGGGAAACCCAACGGGACACGATCGCCCAACTGCGCAGCACCCTGCGGGATTTGGAAGCCAAGCTGCTGGAAACTCGCACCAAGCGCGATTTGTACGTGGCCCGCGCCCGATCGGCTATGGCCACCCAACGAATGTACGACACTCTGAATTACCTGAGCCGGCCCAACAATCCGCTGGAGCGTTTGGAGTCTTGGACCATGGAACTCGAAGCTCGTGCCCAGTTGTCCCAGACCGCCGGTCGCGATCCATTGGAACAGGCCTTCCAAACCCTAGAGTCTGACCAGCGCCTAGAGCGGGACTTAGAACAACTGAAAGCCCGTCGCCCCCCGGAGCTTCGATAA
- a CDS encoding PspA/IM30 family protein, producing MGLFDRVSRLIRANVNDLVNKAEDPEKILEQSIIDMQEDLVQMRQAVARAISAQQKIQQQYNQAQSEANLWQQRAQLALQKGDESLAREALNRKKVQTEAATALKGQLDQQVGMVDQLKRNLIALEGKISEAKTKKDMLKARAQAAKANEQLQGALSSMNTGSAMSAFERMEEKVLEMEARSTAALELSGVSLEQQFASLEAGSDVDDELAAMKAQMLGGSSTPAGALPASNAAPATEAKDAAIDAELEALRRQLNDTK from the coding sequence ATGGGCCTTTTCGATCGCGTCAGCCGCCTGATTCGGGCCAATGTCAACGACCTTGTGAACAAAGCCGAGGATCCCGAAAAAATCCTTGAGCAATCGATCATCGACATGCAAGAAGACCTGGTGCAAATGCGCCAGGCCGTTGCCCGGGCGATCTCCGCTCAACAAAAAATTCAGCAGCAATATAACCAGGCCCAAAGTGAGGCCAACCTGTGGCAACAACGCGCCCAACTGGCTCTGCAAAAAGGCGATGAAAGCTTGGCTCGCGAAGCCCTCAACCGCAAAAAGGTGCAGACCGAAGCTGCCACCGCCCTCAAGGGCCAACTGGATCAGCAAGTGGGGATGGTGGATCAGCTCAAGCGCAACCTGATCGCCCTGGAAGGGAAGATTTCGGAAGCCAAAACCAAGAAAGACATGCTCAAGGCCCGGGCCCAAGCCGCCAAGGCCAACGAGCAACTGCAAGGGGCCCTCAGCTCCATGAACACCGGCAGCGCCATGTCCGCCTTTGAGCGGATGGAAGAAAAGGTGCTGGAAATGGAAGCCCGCTCCACGGCAGCGTTGGAACTGAGCGGCGTTTCGTTGGAGCAACAATTTGCATCCCTGGAAGCCGGTAGCGATGTGGATGATGAACTGGCGGCAATGAAGGCGCAAATGTTGGGTGGTTCCTCAACGCCAGCGGGGGCCCTGCCGGCCAGCAATGCCGCACCAGCTACGGAGGCAAAAGACGCGGCGATCGATGCCGAGTTGGAAGCCCTGCGCCGTCAGCTCAACGACACCAAGTAG
- a CDS encoding DUF2442 domain-containing protein — translation MNPRVHSVIPRSNYTLEIQFTNQEVRAYDCLSLLDFGVFQELRDEAYFRKAKAFNGTVTWPNEQDICPDTLYLDSIPVPIAPQILSA, via the coding sequence ATGAATCCCCGAGTCCACAGCGTTATTCCACGCAGCAATTACACACTTGAAATTCAGTTCACCAATCAAGAAGTGCGAGCTTATGATTGCTTATCGCTCTTAGATTTTGGCGTGTTTCAGGAACTCAGGGACGAAGCTTATTTTCGGAAAGCCAAGGCGTTCAATGGCACAGTGACTTGGCCCAATGAGCAAGATATTTGCCCAGACACGCTTTATCTAGACTCTATCCCTGTACCGATCGCCCCCCAAATATTGTCAGCATGA
- a CDS encoding RNA-guided endonuclease TnpB family protein — MKARFRYRIYPNRLQRLMLAKTFGCARVVYNDAIRLRQDLYQQGEKVSDTEIQKRVITQAKLTVEREWLSEVASVPLVQSLQDAHLAFRNFFKSLKGERNGRKIGFPKFKKKHSTQSIRFTTNGFSVKPNSVYLAKIGCVRVKWSRELPSDPSSVTIIKDAADRYFASFVCEVDLIALKAINDGVGIDLGLTTFATLSTGEKVLSPKPLAKSLKRLRRAQKSLSRKVKDSKRRYLARRKVARIHARIKDQRTDFLHKLSTRIVRENQAIILEDLNVSGMVKNRKLARAISDAGWYSFRQMIEGKSIRYGRDFQVISRWEPTSQRCSSCGQLGGKKPLDVREWTCMHCGAIHDRDVNAAINIQVAGGQSETQNGRGGQRKSSSLVAADEASTRGLVEQLQLFA, encoded by the coding sequence ATGAAAGCACGATTTCGCTACCGAATTTATCCCAATCGCCTGCAAAGATTAATGCTGGCGAAGACGTTCGGTTGCGCTCGTGTGGTCTACAACGATGCAATTCGGTTGCGTCAAGACCTCTATCAGCAAGGGGAGAAAGTTAGCGATACTGAAATTCAGAAACGGGTGATTACCCAAGCCAAGCTAACCGTTGAACGTGAATGGCTATCGGAAGTTGCATCTGTGCCGTTAGTCCAATCCTTGCAAGATGCCCATCTGGCTTTTCGTAATTTCTTCAAAAGCTTGAAGGGTGAGCGCAACGGCCGCAAGATTGGATTTCCGAAGTTCAAAAAGAAACACTCAACTCAATCCATTCGCTTCACAACTAACGGTTTTTCGGTTAAACCCAACTCGGTTTACCTAGCCAAGATCGGTTGTGTACGAGTCAAGTGGTCACGGGAACTGCCATCGGATCCATCATCGGTGACGATCATCAAGGATGCAGCCGATCGCTACTTCGCGTCGTTTGTCTGTGAAGTGGATCTGATCGCCCTGAAGGCTATCAATGATGGAGTGGGGATCGACCTGGGCTTGACCACCTTCGCCACCCTGTCCACAGGTGAAAAGGTGCTGAGTCCCAAGCCGTTGGCTAAATCCCTCAAGCGATTGCGCCGTGCTCAAAAATCCCTCAGCCGCAAGGTTAAGGACAGCAAGCGCCGATATCTAGCCCGCCGCAAGGTGGCTCGGATTCATGCCCGCATCAAGGATCAACGAACCGACTTCCTGCACAAGCTATCGACCCGAATCGTTCGCGAGAACCAAGCGATCATTCTGGAAGATTTGAATGTGTCGGGCATGGTGAAAAATCGCAAGTTGGCGCGGGCAATTTCTGATGCTGGCTGGTACAGCTTCCGACAGATGATCGAGGGCAAGTCGATCCGCTACGGGCGGGATTTCCAGGTGATTAGCCGATGGGAACCGACCAGTCAGCGTTGTTCATCTTGTGGTCAATTGGGCGGCAAGAAACCCCTTGATGTACGCGAGTGGACGTGTATGCACTGCGGGGCAATTCACGATCGCGATGTGAATGCGGCCATCAATATCCAAGTCGCGGGCGGGCAGTCCGAGACTCAAAATGGACGTGGAGGCCAGCGTAAATCCAGTTCGCTGGTAGCAGCCGATGAAGCGTCAACCCGTGGTCTAGTCGAGCAACTTCAGTTGTTTGCCTAG
- a CDS encoding DUF3368 domain-containing protein, producing the protein MTSLMLVVSNTSPILNLAIINQLFLLQQQFGKVLIPKAVVEELKISENRPGSAIIQDAITSGWIEVQEAHDQSLTRLLKQTLDQGESEAISLALELNADWILLDEREGRKTAKSLGLQVTGILGILLRAEQDGQLESLPVAINNLIHQAGFRIAPDLLKQILE; encoded by the coding sequence ATGACCTCGCTTATGCTAGTCGTTAGCAACACCTCGCCAATTTTGAACTTGGCTATCATTAATCAACTTTTTCTTTTGCAACAGCAATTTGGCAAAGTCCTCATTCCCAAAGCTGTTGTAGAAGAACTAAAAATCAGCGAAAATCGTCCTGGATCTGCGATTATTCAAGACGCGATCACCTCAGGATGGATTGAAGTTCAAGAAGCTCATGATCAGTCCTTGACTCGACTGCTAAAGCAAACTCTCGATCAAGGAGAATCCGAAGCAATTTCCCTCGCGCTAGAACTCAATGCTGACTGGATACTCTTGGACGAGCGAGAAGGTCGAAAAACAGCTAAATCTTTGGGATTGCAAGTAACAGGTATTTTGGGAATTTTGCTCCGAGCGGAACAAGACGGCCAGCTTGAATCCTTGCCAGTAGCAATCAACAATCTCATTCATCAAGCCGGCTTTCGGATTGCTCCAGATTTACTCAAACAAATATTGGAGTGA
- a CDS encoding CHAT domain-containing protein: MDEQRLQAYLQLIQQLLACPEGEEASVLQAQAELVDAGLVEIMYFVPGHMASIGHRDAVWLKQWANRIAQTLELRSKTVYANPTTMSFIGEVMINIYENQGSANRVYEFWKLNLRKLNWDFLIALPLAFQVLKKQNSPELVAAMFGEFGNLIGQFHLGIRWLNLEMAIVSCNLSLEIYTRESFPEDWATAQHNLANAYLDRIWGSEVENKEIAISIYKKSLEIRSRDFCPQDWAMTQNSLANAYRNRIQGKITDNLEMAIDIYKKVLEVYTYESFPQDWAMTQNNLAIAYYDRVQGYRSDNLEMAIDIYKDILKVYTRESFPQKWAMIQNNLGAAYRHRIFGERADNFEMAIAAYQLALQVRKKKELPEQWAATHSNLAVAYSNRIRGKKTENLEMAINHCKLALEVYTRDTFPRQWATIQNNLATMYGNRLKGEKADNLEKAIALCKAALKIRRFDNLPVQWAATQHNLATAYSQRVKGTKGKNQEAAIIAYKLAIKVYKYDAFPYQWAAIQNNLAHTYRDYLQEDEAENLKQAITAYNLALKVRTHQAFPNECRQTARSLGKLQSELQNWDAATQAYGQALAAAENLYQACTLLDSQAGELKETGDLPRRAAYAYAKIGQLDQAVATIERGRARGLSERLQRDRADLVQLQQQRPDLFDRYRDITNQLQNLESLQREQQVRDRQAITPEQHRNEAQRLRQELTEAIAQIRQVPGYETFLQAPSLAEIQQNLSTEAPTVYLIPTPNGSLALIATPQAIDPLWLDAFPEATLTDLVQTWLNASQNHRNDFPGWLEAIDQGTRQLWDNLMAPLIDRLKQHNYTQAILIPTGLLGLLPLHAAWTPDPSRPTGRRYALDELTFTYAPNAQSLVAARAIAQRFPDSHLDSILAIDNPRQDLPSSEREVMAAVKTFPRPTVLRHEKATTATVAANLGQQAIVHFSCHGTANFNEPLNSGLLMNDDLLTLRDLFNLKLTEGGKHGIRLAVLSACETGLPGLDLADEAIGLPVGLLQAGVAGAIASLWAVNEQSTMILLTKFYDLWRNDHLTPPIALRQAQQWLRTATPSEIRQLTGIGLRGAEHPFAHPYYWAGFSYTGI, encoded by the coding sequence ATGGACGAGCAACGACTTCAGGCTTATTTGCAATTGATTCAGCAGTTGTTGGCTTGTCCAGAGGGAGAAGAGGCAAGCGTTTTGCAAGCCCAGGCGGAGTTGGTGGATGCGGGTCTAGTAGAAATAATGTATTTCGTTCCTGGCCATATGGCATCTATTGGTCACCGTGATGCTGTCTGGCTAAAGCAGTGGGCGAACCGAATAGCACAGACTTTAGAACTGAGATCTAAGACCGTGTATGCTAATCCAACTACAATGAGTTTTATAGGAGAAGTGATGATAAATATTTATGAAAATCAAGGTAGTGCAAATCGTGTATATGAATTTTGGAAATTAAATTTAAGGAAGCTAAATTGGGACTTTTTGATCGCGCTGCCATTGGCTTTTCAAGTTCTAAAAAAACAAAATTCACCTGAGTTGGTTGCTGCCATGTTTGGTGAATTTGGAAATCTGATTGGACAATTTCATTTAGGCATTCGTTGGTTAAACTTAGAAATGGCAATTGTATCGTGCAATCTGTCCTTGGAAATCTATACTCGTGAATCTTTTCCTGAAGATTGGGCAACAGCACAACATAATCTAGCTAACGCTTATCTAGACCGTATTTGGGGCAGTGAGGTAGAAAATAAAGAAATAGCGATTTCCATTTATAAAAAGTCACTAGAAATCAGAAGTCGTGATTTTTGCCCTCAAGACTGGGCAATGACACAGAATAGTCTTGCTAATGCCTATCGTAATCGTATTCAAGGGAAAATCACTGACAATCTTGAAATGGCAATAGATATTTACAAGAAAGTTCTAGAGGTTTACACTTATGAATCTTTTCCTCAAGATTGGGCAATGACGCAAAACAATCTTGCTATTGCTTACTATGATCGAGTCCAGGGATATAGATCGGACAATCTAGAGATGGCAATAGATATCTACAAGGATATTTTAAAAGTTTATACTCGAGAGTCTTTTCCTCAAAAGTGGGCAATGATCCAAAATAACCTTGGAGCCGCTTATCGTCATCGTATTTTTGGAGAAAGAGCAGATAATTTTGAAATGGCGATTGCTGCGTATCAACTTGCCTTGCAAGTCAGAAAAAAGAAAGAGCTTCCTGAACAGTGGGCAGCAACTCATAGTAATCTTGCAGTGGCTTATAGCAATCGTATTCGAGGTAAAAAAACAGAAAATTTAGAGATGGCAATTAATCACTGCAAACTTGCTCTAGAAGTTTATACTCGTGATACATTTCCAAGACAATGGGCAACGATACAAAACAACCTGGCGACTATGTATGGCAATCGTCTAAAAGGGGAGAAAGCTGACAATTTAGAAAAGGCAATTGCCTTATGTAAGGCTGCTCTAAAGATAAGAAGATTTGACAATTTGCCTGTGCAGTGGGCAGCAACACAGCATAATTTAGCAACAGCTTATAGTCAACGTGTAAAAGGTACTAAAGGAAAAAATCAAGAAGCAGCAATAATTGCTTATAAACTTGCCATAAAAGTCTATAAGTATGATGCTTTCCCATATCAATGGGCAGCTATACAAAACAACCTGGCTCATACTTACCGTGACTATCTTCAAGAAGATGAAGCTGAAAACTTAAAGCAGGCTATTACTGCCTACAACTTAGCGCTCAAAGTCAGAACCCATCAAGCATTTCCTAATGAATGCCGCCAAACTGCTCGATCCCTTGGCAAGCTCCAAAGCGAGTTACAGAATTGGGATGCTGCGACCCAAGCCTATGGGCAAGCCCTCGCCGCTGCGGAAAATTTGTATCAAGCCTGTACTTTGCTCGACAGCCAAGCCGGTGAACTTAAAGAAACAGGTGATCTTCCCCGCCGCGCTGCCTACGCCTACGCCAAAATCGGTCAACTTGATCAAGCGGTTGCCACGATCGAACGGGGCCGCGCCCGGGGTCTCAGCGAACGACTCCAACGCGATCGCGCCGACCTCGTGCAACTCCAACAACAGCGCCCCGACCTGTTCGATCGCTATCGCGACATCACCAACCAACTGCAAAACCTGGAAAGCCTCCAACGCGAACAGCAAGTCCGCGATCGCCAAGCCATCACCCCCGAACAACACCGCAACGAAGCCCAAAGACTCCGCCAGGAATTGACCGAAGCGATCGCCCAAATTCGCCAAGTCCCCGGCTATGAAACCTTCCTGCAAGCACCCAGCCTCGCAGAGATTCAACAAAACCTCAGCACCGAAGCACCCACCGTCTACCTGATTCCCACCCCCAACGGTAGCCTCGCCCTAATCGCCACCCCCCAGGCGATCGACCCCCTGTGGCTCGATGCGTTCCCCGAAGCCACCCTTACCGACTTGGTGCAAACCTGGCTCAACGCCTCCCAAAATCACCGCAACGACTTCCCCGGCTGGCTGGAGGCGATCGACCAGGGAACCCGCCAACTGTGGGACAACCTGATGGCTCCCCTAATCGATCGCCTCAAGCAGCACAATTACACCCAAGCGATCCTGATTCCCACCGGCTTGCTCGGGTTGTTGCCCCTTCATGCCGCCTGGACACCCGACCCCAGCCGCCCCACCGGCCGCCGCTACGCCCTCGATGAGCTGACCTTCACCTACGCCCCCAACGCCCAATCCCTCGTGGCCGCCCGCGCGATCGCCCAGCGATTCCCCGACAGCCACCTCGATTCAATCCTGGCGATCGACAACCCCCGCCAAGACCTCCCCAGCTCCGAACGGGAAGTCATGGCCGCCGTCAAAACCTTTCCCCGCCCCACCGTCCTACGGCACGAAAAAGCCACTACCGCCACCGTTGCTGCAAACCTGGGTCAACAGGCGATCGTCCATTTCTCCTGCCACGGAACCGCCAACTTCAACGAACCCCTCAATAGCGGACTGCTGATGAACGACGACCTGCTGACCCTGCGCGACCTGTTTAACCTCAAGCTCACCGAAGGCGGCAAACACGGCATCCGGCTGGCCGTCCTTTCCGCCTGTGAAACGGGTCTCCCCGGCCTAGACTTAGCCGACGAGGCGATCGGCTTGCCCGTTGGGTTGTTGCAAGCAGGCGTGGCCGGGGCGATCGCCTCCCTCTGGGCTGTGAATGAGCAAAGCACCATGATCCTACTCACCAAGTTCTACGACCTCTGGCGCAACGATCACCTCACCCCACCGATCGCCCTCCGCCAAGCCCAACAGTGGCTCCGCACCGCAACCCCTTCCGAAATTCGCCAGCTCACAGGCATCGGGCTTCGAGGAGCTGAACACCCATTTGCCCACCCCTACTACTGGGCAGGCTTCAGCTACACCGGCATATAA
- a CDS encoding UPF0175 family protein → MGLQLSIPDSIVQAIRLPEPRIERELRRELAIALYAQNLLAFGKARELAEMDKYDFGQLLAQRGILRHYSHEELDDDLAYASR, encoded by the coding sequence ATGGGACTACAACTCTCAATTCCCGATTCAATTGTTCAAGCCATTCGCCTACCAGAACCCCGCATCGAGCGCGAACTACGGCGCGAACTCGCGATCGCCCTCTATGCCCAAAACCTGCTGGCCTTCGGCAAAGCCCGCGAACTTGCTGAAATGGATAAATACGACTTCGGCCAACTACTTGCCCAACGCGGAATTCTGCGACATTACAGCCATGAAGAACTAGACGATGACCTCGCTTATGCTAGTCGTTAG